A single genomic interval of Agromyces cerinus harbors:
- a CDS encoding PP2C family protein-serine/threonine phosphatase → MSGDGEGVVALTRGAALIAHSARTDVGRVRSVNEDSFLAEAPIYLVADGMGGHARGDAASRAVIETFSRHLEFGVPSSPEQVLDAIHSSNEAVRALSEVGEEGTAVAGTTLSGVALVDAGDGAGFHWMVFNIGDSRVYAWDGRTLDQLSVDHSAVQELVDAGLIQPEDAERHPERNVITRALGADEFVDPDVWLIPAAGRQVFLVCSDGLTKEVDDRTIAHILAGDAGHAAGLAGELVDTALAHGGRDNVTAIVVESVLGADDDDDETTRDRRGRLSRAVEETRPRTGGGGDGDVPA, encoded by the coding sequence GTGTCAGGTGATGGCGAGGGCGTCGTCGCCCTGACCCGCGGGGCTGCGCTCATCGCGCACAGCGCGCGAACCGACGTCGGTCGTGTCCGCAGCGTCAATGAGGACTCCTTCCTGGCGGAGGCCCCCATCTACCTCGTCGCCGACGGCATGGGCGGCCACGCCCGCGGCGACGCGGCGAGCCGGGCCGTCATCGAGACGTTCTCCCGGCACCTCGAGTTCGGCGTGCCCTCGTCGCCCGAGCAGGTGCTCGACGCCATCCACAGCTCGAACGAGGCCGTTCGCGCGCTGAGCGAGGTGGGCGAAGAGGGCACCGCGGTCGCGGGCACGACCCTGTCGGGCGTCGCTCTCGTCGATGCCGGCGACGGCGCCGGATTCCACTGGATGGTCTTCAACATCGGCGACTCGCGCGTCTACGCCTGGGACGGCCGCACCCTCGACCAGTTGAGCGTCGATCACTCGGCCGTGCAGGAACTCGTCGACGCGGGGCTGATCCAGCCCGAAGACGCCGAACGACACCCCGAACGCAATGTCATCACGCGGGCGCTCGGCGCCGACGAGTTCGTCGACCCCGATGTCTGGCTGATCCCCGCCGCGGGGCGCCAGGTGTTCCTCGTCTGCAGCGACGGCCTCACGAAGGAGGTCGACGATCGCACGATCGCGCACATCCTCGCGGGCGACGCGGGGCACGCGGCGGGGCTCGCCGGCGAGCTCGTCGATACAGCGCTCGCGCACGGCGGTCGCGACAACGTGACGGCGATCGTCGTCGAGTCCGTGCTCGGGGCCGACGACGACGATGACGAGACCACGCGCGATCGGCGCGGGAGGCTGTCGAGAGCGGTCGAGGAGACACGGCCGCGCACTGGGGGAGGCGGAGATGGCGACGTACCGGCATGA
- a CDS encoding FHA domain-containing protein, translated as MATYRHDSEAAWFAAVRGGVILVVRADATDRLTALWPELGTGDPTSLVLDRLTAQGLAATPPFALVVRDAEAGTARVVVRGPVSVRSASDEIHDAGVSTWVERVLDGASSIEIVVDGGTDASAPSLPVVEAVVPLRSIVSEGVEPLAPEPRPGAAADAAPVAVSAPAPASAAAPAPAAAPVSAPAPEPAPAPAPAAAPASPPAPEPPAPPARVTMPVELTMVPDEETIAGSSSAFANGLPAGPPAAVAAAQPVDGDHDGMTVASIDIRRLREERAARGAVATPAGGAPAAPAAAPQASIRMPDGTLESIGHEVVLGRAPSVSKVSGGRIPRLITIGLGDPDISRSHVRLALEGDTVVITDLHSRNGTHVVAPGKAPVKLRSGEPTPVLTGTVVDLGGGWTIQVVGG; from the coding sequence ATGGCGACGTACCGGCATGATTCCGAGGCGGCATGGTTCGCCGCGGTTCGCGGCGGAGTGATCCTCGTCGTCCGCGCCGATGCGACCGACCGGCTCACCGCCCTCTGGCCCGAGCTCGGCACCGGCGACCCGACGTCGCTGGTGCTCGATCGGCTCACCGCGCAGGGACTCGCCGCAACGCCCCCGTTCGCTCTCGTGGTGCGCGATGCGGAGGCCGGCACCGCGCGAGTCGTCGTGCGCGGCCCCGTCAGCGTGCGCTCCGCTTCCGACGAGATCCACGACGCCGGGGTGTCGACCTGGGTCGAGCGCGTGCTCGACGGCGCCTCCTCGATCGAGATCGTCGTCGACGGCGGAACGGATGCCTCGGCGCCGTCGCTGCCCGTCGTCGAAGCCGTGGTGCCGCTGCGCTCGATCGTCTCCGAGGGCGTCGAACCGCTCGCGCCCGAGCCCCGGCCCGGCGCGGCCGCCGATGCCGCCCCGGTCGCGGTGTCGGCGCCTGCGCCTGCATCGGCGGCTGCTCCTGCTCCGGCAGCTGCCCCGGTCTCCGCGCCCGCACCGGAGCCCGCGCCCGCTCCGGCGCCTGCGGCAGCTCCGGCGTCGCCGCCCGCACCGGAGCCCCCTGCGCCGCCCGCCCGCGTCACCATGCCGGTCGAACTCACGATGGTGCCCGACGAGGAGACGATCGCCGGGTCCTCCTCCGCCTTCGCCAACGGGCTGCCCGCGGGACCGCCCGCCGCCGTCGCCGCAGCGCAACCGGTCGACGGCGACCACGACGGGATGACCGTCGCGAGCATCGACATCCGTCGGCTCCGCGAGGAGCGCGCGGCGCGCGGAGCGGTGGCGACCCCGGCCGGGGGAGCGCCGGCGGCACCCGCCGCGGCGCCGCAGGCCAGCATCCGGATGCCCGACGGCACCCTCGAATCGATCGGTCACGAGGTCGTGCTCGGTCGTGCCCCGAGCGTGAGCAAGGTGTCGGGCGGTCGCATCCCCAGACTCATCACGATCGGACTCGGCGACCCCGACATCTCGCGCAGCCACGTGCGACTCGCCCTCGAGGGCGACACCGTCGTCATCACCGACCTGCACTCACGCAACGGCACTCACGTCGTGGCGCCCGGCAAGGCACCCGTGAAGCTGCGATCGGGCGAGCCGACCCCGGTGCTCACCGGCACCGTCGTCGACCTCGGCGGCGGCTGGACCATCCAGGTGGTGGGCGGCTGA